In Eucalyptus grandis isolate ANBG69807.140 chromosome 4, ASM1654582v1, whole genome shotgun sequence, the following proteins share a genomic window:
- the LOC104441369 gene encoding ankyrin repeat-containing protein At2g01680, giving the protein MICSCWSSGASEASEALRLTPLADSNIESVYRTGMHPKVYEAAKSGNFDSLKEHEEDIFHRKTPKDNNILHVAAQYKQVEFIKRLLRCPSGPSLLWQVNRKGDTPLHVAAKVGSDKVVQVFIDLAKPLHSDVEKGRVEACKELLRKSNLHKDTALHYAVMHHPVKNDAVREDHYWVVKLLIEEDPQLCSITNVANESPLYLAANRGLSDITELILGAFSSSSSHKSPKGLTALHTARHGSLTSWWKIVEKRPEVIRERDDMEWTPLHYVSCIGKEEEVKLLLRHDKSVAYDLDKEGDSALHIAAFQGHVKVIDELVKACPDACDIINNKWQTALHAAVLGGRVNAVKCILRTPNLEDLVNEQDIGGNTALHLAALHKQYNIIYILGRDKRVDIFATNKDHKTALDIFSAHKEGGYQAAKVDHLLKRYHGRPFYEDRVIEYVRKRDKQNVEGQPAASIITGSNIANPENFYSSKRGIIDLQLLVAVLIATVSFAASFTMPGGYNQDGPDQGMAILAGRAAFKAFVISNTTAFGFSILALFLQFDTCFVSDRLRVRYAKVASYSMYVAILAMVLAFATATYLVLSKDTGLRIVPFVVSGGLVTMYVIGGFLDPEAPFWWLSSTPRGYVRNLLFDYGIL; this is encoded by the exons ATGATCTGCAGTTGCTGGTCATCCGGAGCGAGCGAGGCGAGCGAGGCTCTACGCTTGACTCCTTTGGCTGACAGCAATATCGAATCGGTTTACAG AACGGGAATGCATCCTAAAGTGTATGAGGCTGCAAAATCAGGAAACTTTGATTCCCTGAAAGAGCATGAAGAGGACATTTTCCACCGAAAGACGCCAAAGGACAATAACATTCTTCACGTTGCTGCTCAATACAAGCAGGTTGAATTCATCAAACGCCTCCTTCGATGTCCATCGGGACCGTCCCTTCTTTGGCAGGTTAACCGCAAAGGAGACACTCCCCTGCACGTTGCTGCTAAAGTGGGAAGCGATAAAGTGGTTCAAGTCTTCATTGATCTGGCTAAGCCACTGCATTCGGACGTTGAAAAAGGGCGAGTTGAGGCATGCAAAGAGCTACTTCGAAAGTCGAATTTGCATAAGGATACTGCGCTGCACTATGCGGTGATGCACCATCCAGTGAAAAACGATGCAGTGAGAGAAGACCATTATTGGGTGGTGAAGTTGCTGATTGAAGAAGATCCTCAACTCTGCAGTATTACTAATGTTGCTAATGAATCCCCGCTTTATCTTGCAGCAAATAGAGGACTTTCTGATATCACTGAGCTGATTTTAGGTGCTTTCTCATCGTCATCCTCTCATAAGAGCCCTAAGGGATTGACAGCTCTGCATACTGCAAGGCATGGCTCACTGACCA GTTGGTGGAAGATTGTGGAAAAGAGACCAGAAGTGATCAGAGAAAGAGATGATATGGAGTGGACTCCTCTTCATTATGTCTCTTGCATTGgcaaagaggaagaagtgaaACTTCTCCTGCGGCACGACAAATCTGTGGCATACGACTTAGACAAAGAGGGGGACTCGGCTCTTCACATTGCAGCCTTTCAGGGCCACGTAAAAGTCATTGATGAGCTTGTTAAAGCCTGTCCTGATGCTTGTGACATAATAAACAACAAATGGCAAACGGCTCTACATGCAGCTGTTCTCGGTGGACGAGTAAATGCTGTCAAGTGCATACTAAGGACGCCAAACCTGGAGGATCTTGTCAATGAACAAGACATTGGTGGAAACACGGCTCTACATTTGGCTGCACTTCATAAACAGtacaatatcatctacatactTGGACGAGACAAGAGGGTGGACATTTTTGCTACAAATAAGGATCATAAGACAGCCCTTGATATTTTTTCTGCTCATAAAGAG GGTGGCTACCAAGCTGCAAAAGTTGATCACTTGTTGAAAAGATATCATGGGAGGCCGTTTTATGAAGACCGTGTTATTGAGTATGTTAGGAAGAGGGACAAACAAAATGTTGAGGGTCAACCAGCTGCGTCGATAATTACAGGAAGTAATATTGCCAACCCggaaaatttctattcctcaaAAAGAGGGATCATTGACCTTCAACTGCTAGTGGCAGTGCTCATAGCGACAGTCAGCTTCGCCGCATCCTTCACGATGCCTGGAGGTTATAACCAGGACGGACCCGACCAAGGGATGGCGATTCTTGCTGGCAGGGCTGCTTTCAAAGCCTTTGTGATTTCTAACACAACAGCGTTTGGTTTCTCAATCCTGGCATTATTCTTACAATTCGATACTTGTTTCGTGAGCGATAGGCTACGGGTAAGATACGCCAAGGTCGCATCTTATAGCATGTACGTTGCCATACTTGCAATGGTGCTGGCCTTTGCTACTGCTACATATCTTGTATTGTCCAAGGACACCGGGCTCCGAATCGTCCCTTTTGTGGTGTCTGGAGGTCTCGTGACTATGTACGTCATCGGTGGTTTCCTTGACCCTGAAGCTCCGTTTTGGTGGCTAAGTAGCACTCCTAGAGGATACGTCCGAAACTTATTGTTTGATTATGGGATACTCTAG
- the LOC108959211 gene encoding ankyrin repeat-containing protein ITN1-like, translated as MPFYQDWVSEYVKKRLDKQYVEGQPVASIITESNTADLKNFDSSKRSIIGLQLLVAVLIATVTFAAVFTLPGGYNQDRLDQGMAILAGRVAFKAFVISNVTAFGFSILALFIKFDAYLVSDKLRVRYAKVASYCMYVDILAMVLAFSTGTYVVLSRNTELGIIPYVVALCLVTMYVIGGFLDPEAPFWWFDYEIL; from the coding sequence ATGCCATTTTATCAAGACTGGGTTAGTGAGTATGTTAAGAAGAGGTTAGACAAGCAATATGTTGAAGGTCAACCAGTTGCGTCTATAATTACAGAAAGTAATACAGCCGACCTGAAAAATTTCGATTCCTCAAAAAGAAGCATCATTGGCCTTCAACTTCTAGTGGCAGTGCTCATAGCCACAGTCACTTTCGCCGCAGTCTTCACGCTGCCCGGAGGTTATAACCAGGACAGACTCGACCAAGGAATGGCGATTCTTGCTGGCAGGGTAGCTTTCAAAGCCTTTGTGATATCTAACGTTACAGCGTTCGGTTTCTCAATCCTGGCATTGTTCATAAAATTCGATGCTTATCTCGTGAGCGATAAGCTAAGGGTAAGATATGCCAAGGTCGCATCATATTGCATGTACGTTGACATACTAGCTATGGTGCTAGCATTTTCTACTGGTACGTATGTTGTATTGTCCAGGAACACTGAGCTCGGAATCATTCCTTATGTGGTGGCCCTATGTCTCGTGACTATGTACGTCATCGGTGGTTTCCTTGACCCTGAAGCTCCATTCTGGTGGTTTGATTATGAGATACTCTAA